The Kribbella sp. NBC_00662 nucleotide sequence AAGGCGCGGGGCGGATCGACCTGACTACGGCGATCAAGCAGAGCGTGGTTTCCGAGCCCGGCAGCGTCTCCTTCGGCAAGGCGTCGTACCCGCACACCGATGACCAGCCGGTCACCCGCGAGGTCACCTATCGCAACCTCGGCGATGCGGCCGTCACGCTGTCGCTGACCTCGGTGCTGAACGGACCGGACGGTACGGCGGCTCCAGCCGGCGCACTGAAGCTGAGCGCCGACTCGGTGACCGTTCCGGCCGGTGGTACGGCGTCCGTGCAGGCGACGTCGGACACCAGCCTCGGCGGCTCGGACGGCCTGTTCAGCGGCCGCATCACTGCCACGGGCGGCGGCCAGACGGTCGTCGTACCGGTCGGCGTGGACAAGGAAGTGCCGACGTACACGCTGACCGTCAAGCTGATCAAGCCGAACGGCGCGCCGGATCCCGACTACCCGGTGTCCGTCACGGGTGTCGACAACGACGAGAACGACATGATCGCGCCGGACGAGAACGGCACGGTGACGCTCAGGTTGACGCAGGGCGAGTACGTGCTCAACCAGTTCCAGGAGTTCGAGCGCGGGACGGAGGACTGGATCTTCTTCACGCTGCTCGCACCGAGTGTGAAGCTCACCGGCGACCAGACGGTCGTCCTCGATGCACGGAAGGCCAAGCCGGTGACCACCTCGGTGCCGAAGGCCGACGCGGTGCAGGCCAACTCCGACATCGGGTTCGACCGGACGATCAAGGGCGGCGTGTACACCTACGCCGCTGCCGGATTCCTGTCCGGGACGATGTTCACCTACAGCGCCGGGCCGAAGCTGCCCGCGTCCGAGCTGACCGGGCACGTCATGTCCCAGTGGGGTGTGCGGGGCGCGGACGGGTTGTTCACGAACACGCCGTACCTGTACGGGATCGCGAACTTCCAGCCCGGCGAGTTCCCGACCGGGTTCGACCGCAAGGTCAAGCAGTCCGATCTCGCGACCGTGGACACCACGGTCAACTCGACCGGCGAGGCGCGGGTCTTCAAGATGCTGTCCGCGGTCGGGCCGAGCGGTGACGGCGGCTGGGCGCGAGTCATCCGGCTCGACGTGCCGCGGACGATCCGCTATTACGTGGACCAGACGCCGTACGGTTGGTCCGGCACGATCGAGCAGGACACAGACGGGTCGGAATTCCCGTTCGGCGACTGGCGTCTCGAGGGCGATCCGGTGATCTACAAAGCCGGGCGGCACTATCAGGAGCGCTGGAACGCCGCGGCGTTCGGTCCGTCGGTGTTCGCCTACACCGCCCGGTCCGCGGATCAGATGAACATCTATCTGAACAGCCTCGCCGACGCGGACGGCCACGGCGGGTCCGTCGCCACGACATCCGCGAGTACGACGCTCTACCGCGACGGGACCGAGATCGGATCCACGGACGGGTTCGGCATCAGCGCCACCGGCCTGCCGGTGGGTGAGGCGTCGTACAAGCTGGTCGCGACCCGCACACAGGACGTGCTGCCGTTCGCGACGAAGGTGGATCTGGAGGCGACGTTCACGTCGTCCGCGGACCGGTCGGACATCGCCATCCACACCGTCGGTTTCCAGCCGGACGTGGACGGCAGCAACACGATGGTCCGCAAGCCTGTCACCGTTCTGCCGTTCACGGTCGAGGGTGTGAGGCAGGTCAAGGTCCAGTACTCCGACGATGGCGGAGCGACCTGGAAGCAGGCGCCGGTCGCCGGTAACAAGGCGATCTTCCCGACGCCGGCCGGCAAGACGATCTCGCTGCGGTCGACGGCAACGGATGCAGCCGGGAACAGCACGACGCAAACGGTGATCGCCGCCTACACGATGCGGTGAGAACAGCAGAACGCCCCCGCCGGCCGGCGGGGGCGTTCTGGTCGTACTACGTCAGCCGATCAGGCCGAGCGCCTTCACCGCGTCGCGCTCCTCGCCGAGCTCGGCGACCGAGGCGTCGATCTTGCCGCGGGAGAAGTCGTTGATCTCCAGGCCCTGGACGATCTCCCAGTTGCCGTCCTTCACGGTCACCGGGAACGACGAGATCAGGCCCTCCGCGACGCCGTACGAGCCGTCGGAGACGACCGCCATCGACAGCCAGTCACCCTCGGCCGAACCGGCCAGCCAGTCGCGGGTGTGGTCGATGGTCGCGGCCGCGGCGGAGGCCGCCGAGGACGCGCCGCGGGCCTCGATGATCGCGGCGCCGCGCTTCTGCACGGTCGGGAGGAAGTCGTTCTCCAGCCAGGCCTGGTCGTTGACGACCTCGGCCGCGTTCTTGCCGGCCACCTCGGCGTGGAAGATGTCCGGGTACTGCGTCGCGGAGTGGTTGCCCCAGATCGTCAGCTTCTTCAGGTCGGTGACGTGCACGCCGGTCTTCTTGGCCAGCTGCGCCAGCGCCCGGTTGTGGTCGAGCCGGGTCAGCGCGGAGAACCGCTCGGCCGGGATGTCCGGCGCGTTGCTCTTCGCGATCAGCGCGTTCGTGTTCGCCGGGTTGCCGGTGACGGTGATCCGGACGTCGTCGGCGGCGTGGTCGTTCAGTGCCTTGCCCTGGACGGTGAAGATCGCGCCGTTGGCCTCGAGCAGGTCACCGCGCTCCATCCCCTTGGTCCGCGGCCGCGCACCCACCAGCAGCGCGACGTTGACACCGTCGAAGACCACGTTCGGGTCGTCGCCGATCTCGATCCCGGCCAGCGCCGGGAACGCGGAGTCCTCGAGCTCCATCACGACGCCCTCGAGTGCCTTCAGCGCCGGGGTGATCTCCAGCAGCCGCAGCTCCACCGGGGTGTCCGGCCCGAGCAGGGCCCCGCTCGCGATCCGGAACAGCAGGCTGTAACCGATATTCCCCGCGGCCCCGGTAACGGCCACCTTCACCGGTGTAGTGCTCACGACACGCTCCTAGCTCATCTGATTGTGTGCTTCGGACGCTAGCAAGCCGGGTGTCGCGGCCCAACGCTGGGGGACCACCGATTAGCTCACATCCCGATGGATCGTTCACCGATCGGTCATGCGGCGTACGTCGCGGGGCCGACGGTGTGTCCGAGGGTGACCTCAGTCCCTGACTTGTTAGGAGAAGTCCATGAAGCTGCCCAGCCGGCTGCTGCCGGTTGCTGCCTCGGCCCTCGCGGTCGCCGCGGCCGTCGCCGTCCCGCAGGCCGTCCCGTCCCTGTCGTCCGCGCCGTCCACGTCGGCGGCCGGCCCGGTCGCCGTCCAGGCCGCCAAGCACGACGACTTCGTCATCGTCGGCCACCGGGGCGCCTCCGGCTACCGGCCCGAGCACACGCTGGCGTCGTACGAGCTGGCCGCGCGGATGGGCGCCGACTTCATCGAGCCGGACCTGGTCACCACCAAGGACCACGTGCTGGTCACCCGGCACGAGCCCGAGATCGGCGGTACGACGGACGTCGCGGACCACCCGGAGTTCAAGGACCGCAAGAAGACGAAGCTGCTCGACGGCGTCGCCACCACCGGCTGGTTCACCGAGGACTTCACGCTGGCCGAGCTGAAGACGCTGCGCGCAAAGGAGCGGATCCCGGCGACGCGCCAGCACAACACGGTCTTCGACGGGCACTACCAGATCCCGACCTTCCAGGAAGTGATCGACCTCAGCAAGCGCCTGTCCAAGGAGCTCGGCCGCCCGATCGGCATCTACCCCGAGACCAAGCACCCGACCTACTTCCGGGCGCAGGGCCTGCCGCTCGAGCCGGAGCTGATCAAGACGTTGAACCGCAACGGCCTGAACCGGCCGGACGCCAAGGTCTTCGTCCAATCCTTCGAGGTCTCGAACCTGAAGGCGCTGGACAAGCAGCTCCGGGTCCCGCTGGTCCAGCTGACCAGCTCGGTCGGTGCGCCGTACGACTTCGTGGCCTCCGGCGACAAGCGCACGTACGCCGACATCGTCAGCGCGAAGGGTCTGCGCGAGGTCGCGACGTACGCCGATGGCGTCGGTCCGAGCAAGGACCAGCTCATCCCGCTCGACGCGACCGGCAAGCTGGGCAAGCCGACCACCCTCGTCGCGGACGCGCACAAGGCCGGCCTGGTCGTGCACCCGTACACGTTCCGGGTCGAGAACACCTTCCTGCCGGCCGATTTCGACAGCTCGGTCAACCCGAACGACTCGGGCAACCTGTTCGGCGAGATCGCGGCGTACCGCAAGCTCGGGATCGACGGACTGTTCACCGACAACACCGACATCGCGGTGGCCGAGGAGAAGGAAGCTCGCTGACTGGAATGATGGGTGGGTGGAACGGCGGACGGCCTCCGGGCTGGCGAGTGTAGAGGCGCAGCCCGACGGGACGTTCGTGCTGCGGGTCGACGGGTCGCCGCAGTCGCAGGTCGACCTGGCCGATCCCACCCATCTGCCGTTCGAGTACATGCGCCGGATCGGCGACGTCGTGGACGCCATCGCGCCACGACGTCAGCCGGTCGCGGTCCTGCATGTCGGCGGGGCCGCGCTGAGCCTGCCGCGGTACGTCGCGGTCACCCGGCCGCGGTCCCGGCAGATCGTGCTCGAACCCGACGAGGACCTGACCGAGTTCGTCCGGGAGGCGCTCCCGCTGCCGAAGCGGACCGGGATCAAGGTGCGGCCGGTCACGGGCCGGGCCGGCATCGGCGAGGTGTACGACGACTCGATGGACGTGGTCATCCTGGACGCCTTCGAGCACGAGGCGGTGCCGGCGAATCTGGTGACGGCGGAGTTCTTTGCGGAGTGCGCGCGCGTGCTGCGGCCGACCGGCGTACTGGTGGCGAATCTGATCGACGGGAAGGCCGGGTTGCCGTTCATCCGGCGTACGGCGGCGACCGTGCGATCCGGGATCGGCGCGGGGGTGGTGCTCGCGGAGCGGAAGATCCTGCGTGGCAAGGGATTCGGCAACGTCATCATGGTCGCGTCGCGGCAGCCCGTTCCTGCCTTGACGGATGCCGGACGCCGAGCGCAACCGCCGTACGACGTCATGCCGTTGGACGAACTGGCCGGAAAGGCCGCCCCGCTCACCGACGCCGAAGGCTACGTCACGCCGCAGGCGCCGCCCTCAGTCTTCCGGAGCTGACCCGCTCGCGTCCGGCGCCGAGCCGCTCGACGGCGCGTGCCACCGCCGCGCGCTCGGCTGGTGTCGCGCCGACCGAGCGGACCAGGTGGTCGAGCCGGTCTCGACCCGCGAGGCGCTTGCCCTGGAGCCACGCCTGGATCGTCGTTCGCGGAATACCTGTCTGTTGCTCCAGTCGCCGCAATGACTGCGGCCGGGCGAGTGCTGTGAGAGCGGTGCCCAGGTCCTGCAGGGTTTCTGCGTCGTCCAGCAGTCCGACGATGTCGCGCGGGTCGCGGCTCGCCTGCTCCCACCGGCGGCGCCAGACCGGCATCAGGTCGGCGGGCACACCGCACCCCGTCAGGAACGCCTCGGCGACCTCCCATGTCGGCAGGTGCTTGCCGTTCGTCGCGCGGATCAGGTGTGGATGCGAGTAGTGCGCGCGATCCGCCAGTTGCCGGTAGCTCAACCCGGCGTGACGCCGTACCCGCTGCAACGCCTCCGCGAAGGTCTCCACGTGTTCAAACATAACTCAACATGTTTCAACAGATCAAGCGACGGTTAGTCTTGACCCTGTGTCTGTCGCGAAGGTTGCCGCCCTGGCCTACTACCCGGTGAAAGGTCTTGCCGGGATCCCCGTCGAGTCAGCTGAGGTCGGCCCGACCGGCCTGCTGAACGATCGGCTGTTCATGCTCGTCGAGCCGGACGGCAGTTTCCTCAGCCAGCGCAAGCTTCCCGCGATGGCGACACTCCACGCCGAGGTGGCCGGCGACCGCCTCAGCCTGTCCGCCGCCGGCGCTCCGACGCTCGACCTCGAGATCCGGTACGACGGCAAGCGGCGTGACGTCAGCCTGTTCGGGAAGTGGTTCGGCCAGGGCGTTGTCCAGGACACGGCCGCGGACGAGTGGTTCACCGCTCGCCTCGGTACGCCGGCCGCGCTGGTCCGCGTCACGCCCGAACACGAACGGCCCGGCTGGGGCGCGCACCGCGGTCTCACCGGGTACGGCGACGCGCACGCGCTGATGATCACGTCGCTGTCGTCACTCGACGGCCTCAACGCGCGGATCGTCGAGCACGGCGGCGAGGCGATCCCGATGAATCGCTTCCGGCCGAACATCGTCGTGGCTGGCTGGCCGGAGCCGCACACCGAGGACAAGGTCCTGCGGATGACGGCCGGCGCGGTCGAGATCGGCTACTCGGCCCGGGGTATCCGGTGTGCGGTTCCGACGGTGGAGCAATCGACCGGAGTAAAGGCTGGTCCGGAGCCGACCAGGACGCTGGCGACGTACCGGCGCGAACCGGCGTACGGCGGCGGTGTCAGTTTCGGCGTCAAGGCCGCAGTACTTGCCGGAGGCACCATTCGGGTCGGCGACGAGATCGCCGTCCGGGAATGGATCCCGGACGGCACCGATCCCGCGCAGGACTAGGGCGCGGCTCCCTAACAGCCGACCCGCGACCGGCCGGTGACGGCCTTGTAGGTGCAGGTGTCGAAGGTCTTGCCGGCCGGGGTCTGGAAGCGGGCCGTGTCGCCGGTGTTGTTCCAGACGTACCAGCTCTGGTTCCAGTAGAGCGTCAGCGCCCGGTTGCGGTTCTTGCCGGTGCGGACGATGACCGTCGACCGGCCCGGCAGCACGTAGCCGCGCGGGAACACGAACACGTGGTTGGCCACGTCCGCGACCCGGAAGCCGGACAGGTTGATCGGCCGGCTGCTGATGTTGCGGACGGTGAAGAACTCGTTGTTGATCTGGGCGTTGGTGCGGGTGTCCGTGCCCGGCGGGTCGTACTGGATCCCGCTGAGTACGGCGGTGATCGCCGCGTCGGCCGTCAGCGGTGCGAGGACCGCCGTACCGGCCAGCACCACCGCGGCTGTCGCGGCGGAAAAGAGCGTGCGGAAGCGTCGTGCGAACACAGAATTCCCTTTCGGCAGTGGGCCGATCTCCCCCCGGCCCGATGAACTTCGGCTGCCGGTTCCCCCCGGCGGTCGCACGCTAGTCGTTACGCTCCGTGCTCGTCAAGGGCTCAATCAACGGTCGTCGGAACGCCGTGCTCGAGCACCTTCAGGCGCTTGTCCAGCCCTGCTTCGCGGAACGCCGCGACGAGTTGGTCGGGCCCTTCGGTGAAGTGCGCCCAGCCCTCGGTGTGCACCGGCACGATCGTCGCCGCACCAAGCAGACGCGCCGCCTCGACCGCGTCCGCGGACGTCAGCGTGAGGTTCGCTCCGTCGAGGAGTGCGGTGCGCGCGGCGCCGGCGAACAGGACCGCGACATCGATCGGTGCGAAGCGGTCGGCGATCTCCTTCACCAGACCGAGTGACGCGTTGTCGCCGGCGACGTACACGGTCGGCAGCCCTTCGCCCTGCAAGACGAATCCGGTCACCACGCCGAGCACCTTCTCAGCGCCTTCGGGACCATGCAGCGCCGGTACGCCGGTCACCGTGACGACGCCACCGTCCGGGCGAGGCAGGTCGACCGACTCCCAGTTCTCCAGGC carries:
- a CDS encoding S8 family serine peptidase; protein product: MKFKRRGTPAIAVLAVAGLVAGPGGTAHAVPSGPATTARSQGGHDVSVTLITGDRVVLPGGDLTKATIEPGAGRQHVGFTTYRVRDHSYVIPADVTKAVGAGKIDRRLFDVAELVKDKYDDASTSTIPVLATYAGIAKRAVPAGAKVTRQLPSIGGAAMRVDKSDAKTFMSSGGFTKLWLDGKRKVLLDQSVPQIGGPVAWQAGYTGKGVSVAVLDTGIDATHPDLATQVVGEKNFTTESADDLVGHGTHVASTIAGTGAASDGRYKGVAPDARLYDGKICEVYGCEESAILAGMEWAANDVKAKIVNLSIGGQDTPELDPVEEAVNRLTAETGTLFVVAAGNSGPGDGTIESPGSADAALTVGNVTKQDQLNPTSSRGPRTGDSALKPDVTAPGTDIVAAKSKDSTIGEPVGDKYLRLSGTSMATPHTAGAAAILLQEHPSWTPAELKAALMGSAKVAADQTSFQQGAGRIDLTTAIKQSVVSEPGSVSFGKASYPHTDDQPVTREVTYRNLGDAAVTLSLTSVLNGPDGTAAPAGALKLSADSVTVPAGGTASVQATSDTSLGGSDGLFSGRITATGGGQTVVVPVGVDKEVPTYTLTVKLIKPNGAPDPDYPVSVTGVDNDENDMIAPDENGTVTLRLTQGEYVLNQFQEFERGTEDWIFFTLLAPSVKLTGDQTVVLDARKAKPVTTSVPKADAVQANSDIGFDRTIKGGVYTYAAAGFLSGTMFTYSAGPKLPASELTGHVMSQWGVRGADGLFTNTPYLYGIANFQPGEFPTGFDRKVKQSDLATVDTTVNSTGEARVFKMLSAVGPSGDGGWARVIRLDVPRTIRYYVDQTPYGWSGTIEQDTDGSEFPFGDWRLEGDPVIYKAGRHYQERWNAAAFGPSVFAYTARSADQMNIYLNSLADADGHGGSVATTSASTTLYRDGTEIGSTDGFGISATGLPVGEASYKLVATRTQDVLPFATKVDLEATFTSSADRSDIAIHTVGFQPDVDGSNTMVRKPVTVLPFTVEGVRQVKVQYSDDGGATWKQAPVAGNKAIFPTPAGKTISLRSTATDAAGNSTTQTVIAAYTMR
- a CDS encoding glycerophosphodiester phosphodiesterase produces the protein MKLPSRLLPVAASALAVAAAVAVPQAVPSLSSAPSTSAAGPVAVQAAKHDDFVIVGHRGASGYRPEHTLASYELAARMGADFIEPDLVTTKDHVLVTRHEPEIGGTTDVADHPEFKDRKKTKLLDGVATTGWFTEDFTLAELKTLRAKERIPATRQHNTVFDGHYQIPTFQEVIDLSKRLSKELGRPIGIYPETKHPTYFRAQGLPLEPELIKTLNRNGLNRPDAKVFVQSFEVSNLKALDKQLRVPLVQLTSSVGAPYDFVASGDKRTYADIVSAKGLREVATYADGVGPSKDQLIPLDATGKLGKPTTLVADAHKAGLVVHPYTFRVENTFLPADFDSSVNPNDSGNLFGEIAAYRKLGIDGLFTDNTDIAVAEEKEAR
- a CDS encoding lamin tail domain-containing protein, with amino-acid sequence MFARRFRTLFSAATAAVVLAGTAVLAPLTADAAITAVLSGIQYDPPGTDTRTNAQINNEFFTVRNISSRPINLSGFRVADVANHVFVFPRGYVLPGRSTVIVRTGKNRNRALTLYWNQSWYVWNNTGDTARFQTPAGKTFDTCTYKAVTGRSRVGC
- a CDS encoding malate dehydrogenase: MSTTPVKVAVTGAAGNIGYSLLFRIASGALLGPDTPVELRLLEITPALKALEGVVMELEDSAFPALAGIEIGDDPNVVFDGVNVALLVGARPRTKGMERGDLLEANGAIFTVQGKALNDHAADDVRITVTGNPANTNALIAKSNAPDIPAERFSALTRLDHNRALAQLAKKTGVHVTDLKKLTIWGNHSATQYPDIFHAEVAGKNAAEVVNDQAWLENDFLPTVQKRGAAIIEARGASSAASAAAATIDHTRDWLAGSAEGDWLSMAVVSDGSYGVAEGLISSFPVTVKDGNWEIVQGLEINDFSRGKIDASVAELGEERDAVKALGLIG
- a CDS encoding MOSC domain-containing protein — encoded protein: MSVAKVAALAYYPVKGLAGIPVESAEVGPTGLLNDRLFMLVEPDGSFLSQRKLPAMATLHAEVAGDRLSLSAAGAPTLDLEIRYDGKRRDVSLFGKWFGQGVVQDTAADEWFTARLGTPAALVRVTPEHERPGWGAHRGLTGYGDAHALMITSLSSLDGLNARIVEHGGEAIPMNRFRPNIVVAGWPEPHTEDKVLRMTAGAVEIGYSARGIRCAVPTVEQSTGVKAGPEPTRTLATYRREPAYGGGVSFGVKAAVLAGGTIRVGDEIAVREWIPDGTDPAQD
- a CDS encoding spermidine synthase, which codes for MERRTASGLASVEAQPDGTFVLRVDGSPQSQVDLADPTHLPFEYMRRIGDVVDAIAPRRQPVAVLHVGGAALSLPRYVAVTRPRSRQIVLEPDEDLTEFVREALPLPKRTGIKVRPVTGRAGIGEVYDDSMDVVILDAFEHEAVPANLVTAEFFAECARVLRPTGVLVANLIDGKAGLPFIRRTAATVRSGIGAGVVLAERKILRGKGFGNVIMVASRQPVPALTDAGRRAQPPYDVMPLDELAGKAAPLTDAEGYVTPQAPPSVFRS
- a CDS encoding MBL fold metallo-hydrolase produces the protein MEITHIGGPTAVLNLGGLTFLIDPAFDEPREYQLTGRVMTKLIGPAIPAEQLGAIDVALVSHDEHKDNLDDAGRALLATIPTVLSTPGAATRIEGVRGLENWESVDLPRPDGGVVTVTGVPALHGPEGAEKVLGVVTGFVLQGEGLPTVYVAGDNASLGLVKEIADRFAPIDVAVLFAGAARTALLDGANLTLTSADAVEAARLLGAATIVPVHTEGWAHFTEGPDQLVAAFREAGLDKRLKVLEHGVPTTVD
- a CDS encoding helix-turn-helix domain-containing protein: METFAEALQRVRRHAGLSYRQLADRAHYSHPHLIRATNGKHLPTWEVAEAFLTGCGVPADLMPVWRRRWEQASRDPRDIVGLLDDAETLQDLGTALTALARPQSLRRLEQQTGIPRTTIQAWLQGKRLAGRDRLDHLVRSVGATPAERAAVARAVERLGAGRERVSSGRLRAAPAA